The following proteins come from a genomic window of Flavobacterium crocinum:
- a CDS encoding queuosine precursor transporter: MFKTRKEIVFVILAGIFITNAVVAELIGGKLIQVGPFVMSIGILPWPIVFLTTDLINEYFGEKGVKKLSFITACLIAYAFLILFMAITIPAAKGISPVNDDQFQAVFGQSMWIIVGSLIAFMASQLIDVWIFWFFKNRTGEKKIWLRATGSTVISQLFDSFIVLGIAFWLPGKIDFDTFISSGLIGYTFKLAIAILLTPAIYLGHHLIKKYLENDKHHKNQEQ, translated from the coding sequence ATGTTTAAAACCAGAAAAGAGATTGTTTTTGTAATTCTTGCAGGAATATTTATCACGAATGCTGTTGTAGCAGAGCTTATTGGAGGAAAATTAATTCAGGTTGGCCCTTTTGTAATGAGTATAGGAATTTTGCCCTGGCCGATCGTTTTTCTGACAACCGATTTAATTAATGAATATTTTGGCGAAAAAGGAGTAAAAAAACTTTCTTTTATCACAGCCTGTTTAATTGCTTATGCTTTTCTGATCTTATTTATGGCCATTACTATTCCGGCTGCTAAAGGAATTAGTCCCGTCAACGACGATCAATTTCAAGCTGTTTTTGGGCAGAGTATGTGGATCATTGTCGGAAGTTTAATTGCCTTTATGGCCTCGCAGCTAATTGACGTCTGGATTTTCTGGTTTTTCAAAAACAGAACAGGAGAAAAGAAAATATGGCTGAGAGCTACAGGTTCTACAGTAATTTCACAATTATTTGATTCGTTTATTGTTCTTGGAATTGCTTTTTGGTTACCCGGAAAAATTGATTTTGACACTTTTATTTCTTCAGGATTAATTGGCTATACTTTCAAATTAGCCATTGCCATTTTATTAACTCCTGCCATTTATTTAGGACATCACTTAATTAAAAAGTATTTGGAAAACGATAAGCACCATAAAAATCAGGAACAATAG
- a CDS encoding M3 family metallopeptidase has product MEKETNPLLQEWSGPYGGVPDFTKYKISDFKPAIEFAIQEKLEEIDSIANNLEKPTFDNTIKALELSGEKLDRIHAVYGIYRSNLSSPEFNVVDTEMSPKLAEISDKLYQNEKLFLRIEELYKSEESKNLDSEQQRLLWLYYTDFVREGAELNKEDKSEVAKINQELAGLFTLFSQKLLAEENDQYLELNSENDLDGLPEEFKNAAIAEAKERKLNVLACIGNTRSSIEPFLTFSNQRNLREKAFDIFVQRGDNDNSNNTNETLVSILELRAKKAKILGFKNFAEWSLSNKMAKDPQKTLDLMHSVWKPAVEKVKNDVSAMQEMVNEEGGNFKIQPWDYRFYAEKVRKAKYDLDQNEIKQYLQLENLREGMFWTAGELFDLGFKQLFDVPVYHPDVRVWEVNHKNTGEVVGLWYFDPYARVGKRSGAWMNSHRDQQKINGKVLPIVSNNCNFIKGNASDPVLISWDDATTLFHEFGHALHGLCSNVTYPSLSGTSVARDYVEFPSQLLEHWLATPEVLNKFALHYKTNEPLSQSLVDRIGQAANFNEGFATVETISSSFVDMKLHLTTEKVNPHQFEKQILEEINMPSEIVMRHRIPQFAHIFSSDGYAAGYYSYLWADVINADAYEAFLEGNGPFDKEVSKRLYDIVLSAGNTVDNETMYENFRGHAPKSDALMRARNFPVES; this is encoded by the coding sequence ATGGAAAAAGAAACTAATCCGTTACTTCAGGAATGGTCAGGGCCTTATGGAGGCGTGCCGGATTTTACAAAATATAAAATATCTGATTTTAAACCCGCAATTGAATTTGCAATTCAGGAAAAATTGGAAGAAATTGATTCCATTGCGAACAATTTAGAAAAACCGACTTTTGATAATACTATTAAAGCTTTAGAGCTTTCAGGAGAAAAACTGGATCGCATTCATGCGGTTTATGGAATTTATAGATCTAATTTAAGCAGTCCGGAATTTAATGTTGTAGATACAGAAATGTCGCCAAAATTAGCTGAGATTAGCGATAAACTCTATCAAAACGAGAAACTGTTTTTAAGGATAGAAGAATTGTATAAATCAGAAGAAAGTAAAAACCTGGATTCTGAACAACAGCGTTTGCTTTGGTTGTATTACACTGATTTTGTTAGAGAAGGAGCAGAGCTGAATAAAGAAGATAAATCAGAAGTAGCAAAAATTAATCAGGAACTTGCCGGACTTTTTACGCTTTTCAGTCAAAAACTACTGGCAGAAGAAAATGATCAGTATTTGGAATTAAATTCAGAGAATGATTTGGACGGTCTTCCGGAAGAATTTAAAAACGCAGCTATTGCTGAAGCAAAAGAAAGAAAGCTGAATGTTTTGGCTTGTATCGGAAACACCAGATCTTCAATTGAGCCTTTTTTGACTTTTTCTAATCAAAGAAATTTAAGAGAAAAAGCATTTGATATTTTTGTACAAAGAGGCGATAATGATAATTCAAATAATACAAATGAAACGCTTGTTTCAATTTTAGAGTTAAGAGCCAAGAAAGCAAAAATATTAGGATTTAAGAATTTTGCAGAATGGAGTTTGTCTAATAAAATGGCAAAAGATCCTCAGAAAACATTGGATTTAATGCATTCGGTATGGAAACCAGCTGTTGAAAAAGTAAAAAACGATGTTTCAGCTATGCAGGAAATGGTGAATGAAGAAGGCGGGAATTTTAAAATTCAGCCTTGGGATTATCGTTTTTATGCAGAGAAGGTCCGCAAAGCAAAATATGATTTAGATCAGAACGAAATTAAGCAATATCTTCAGTTAGAGAATTTGCGTGAAGGAATGTTCTGGACTGCAGGAGAGTTGTTTGATCTTGGTTTTAAACAATTGTTTGATGTTCCTGTTTATCATCCAGATGTTCGGGTTTGGGAGGTCAATCATAAAAATACTGGTGAAGTTGTAGGTTTGTGGTATTTTGATCCTTATGCGCGAGTAGGCAAGCGATCAGGAGCCTGGATGAACTCTCATAGAGATCAGCAGAAAATAAACGGAAAAGTGCTTCCGATTGTTTCTAATAATTGCAATTTCATAAAAGGAAATGCCAGCGATCCTGTTTTGATTTCCTGGGATGATGCTACGACATTATTTCATGAATTTGGCCACGCTTTGCATGGTTTATGTTCGAATGTGACCTATCCGAGTTTATCTGGAACTTCAGTTGCGAGAGATTATGTGGAGTTTCCTTCGCAGTTGTTGGAACATTGGCTGGCCACTCCGGAAGTGTTGAATAAGTTTGCGCTTCATTATAAAACCAATGAACCTTTGTCTCAATCATTAGTAGATAGAATAGGTCAGGCCGCTAATTTTAATGAAGGTTTTGCAACGGTAGAAACGATTTCGAGTTCATTCGTAGATATGAAGTTGCATTTAACTACCGAAAAAGTAAATCCGCATCAATTTGAGAAGCAAATTTTGGAGGAAATTAATATGCCATCAGAAATTGTAATGCGACATAGAATTCCACAATTTGCCCATATTTTTTCAAGTGACGGATATGCGGCAGGCTATTATAGTTATTTATGGGCTGATGTTATCAATGCCGATGCTTACGAAGCTTTTTTAGAAGGAAACGGACCTTTTGATAAAGAGGTTTCCAAACGCCTTTACGATATTGTTTTAAGTGCAGGAAATACGGTTGATAATGAAACTATGTATGAAAATTTTAGAGGGCATGCGCCAAAATCGGATGCATTGATGCGTGCAAGAAATTTTCCGGTTGAAAGTTAA
- the tsf gene encoding translation elongation factor Ts yields the protein MATITAADVNKLRQSTGAGMMDCKKALVEAEGDFDKAIQILREKGQKVAANRSDRESSEGAAVSFINADNTKGAILTLNCETDFVGKNEAFVTLAKDLVERAINFSSKEEFLASDFNGITVAEKLIEQTGVIGEKIEIGGFEILEGAFVGSYVHVNKIAALTAISAPIANAETLTKDVSMQVASMGADTLSYKDFDPAFVESELAARIAVIEKDNEEAARLGKTLKNVPKYISFSQLTPEVIKQAEEDAKAELKAEGKPEQIWDKILPGKVQRFISDNTTLDQEKALLDQNFIKDDSKKVGDYVKGFNVEITGFKRVTLG from the coding sequence ATGGCAACAATTACTGCTGCAGACGTAAATAAATTAAGACAATCTACAGGTGCCGGAATGATGGACTGTAAAAAAGCCCTAGTTGAAGCTGAAGGAGATTTCGACAAAGCGATTCAAATCCTTAGAGAAAAAGGACAAAAAGTTGCTGCTAACCGTTCTGACCGTGAGTCTTCTGAAGGAGCTGCTGTTTCTTTCATCAATGCTGACAACACTAAAGGAGCTATCCTTACTTTAAACTGCGAAACTGACTTCGTAGGTAAAAACGAAGCTTTCGTAACTTTAGCCAAAGATCTAGTTGAAAGAGCTATCAATTTCTCTTCTAAAGAAGAATTCTTAGCTTCTGATTTCAACGGAATTACAGTTGCTGAGAAATTAATCGAGCAAACTGGTGTTATCGGTGAGAAAATCGAAATCGGTGGTTTCGAAATTTTAGAAGGTGCTTTCGTTGGATCTTATGTTCACGTTAACAAAATTGCTGCTTTAACAGCTATTTCTGCTCCAATTGCTAATGCTGAGACTTTAACTAAAGATGTTTCTATGCAAGTTGCTTCTATGGGAGCTGACACATTATCTTACAAAGATTTTGATCCTGCTTTCGTTGAATCTGAACTTGCTGCACGTATTGCTGTAATCGAAAAAGACAATGAAGAAGCTGCACGTTTAGGAAAAACTTTAAAAAATGTTCCTAAATACATCTCTTTCTCTCAATTAACTCCTGAAGTTATCAAACAAGCAGAAGAAGATGCTAAAGCTGAATTAAAAGCTGAAGGAAAACCAGAGCAAATCTGGGACAAAATCCTTCCAGGAAAAGTTCAACGTTTCATTTCTGACAACACTACTTTAGATCAAGAGAAAGCTCTTTTAGATCAAAACTTCATCAAAGATGACAGTAAAAAAGTTGGTGATTATGTTAAAGGATTCAACGTTGAAATCACAGGTTTCAAAAGAGTTACTTTAGGTTAA
- the rpsB gene encoding 30S ribosomal protein S2 — MANKIEVKELLEAGVHFGHMTRKWDPNMAPYIYMERNGIHIINLYKTAAKIEEANEALKKIAASGRKILFVATKKQAKDIVADKAKAANMPYITERWPGGMLTNFVTIRKAVKKMSSIDKMKKDGTFNTLSKKERLQVDRLRAKLEKNLGSIADMSRLPAALFVVDIKAEHIAIKEAQKLNIPVFAMVDTNSDPREVDYVIPANDDASKSIDKILSLVTTAVIEGLSDRGAEKEVEAAEEAPAVEAEAPATEE; from the coding sequence ATGGCAAACAAAATAGAAGTAAAAGAATTACTAGAAGCAGGTGTTCACTTCGGACACATGACTAGAAAATGGGATCCAAACATGGCTCCTTACATTTATATGGAGCGTAATGGTATTCACATTATCAATCTATATAAAACTGCAGCTAAAATTGAAGAGGCTAATGAAGCTTTGAAAAAAATCGCTGCATCAGGTAGAAAAATCTTATTCGTAGCTACCAAAAAACAAGCAAAAGACATCGTTGCTGATAAAGCAAAAGCTGCAAACATGCCTTACATCACTGAAAGATGGCCAGGTGGTATGTTGACTAACTTCGTAACTATCAGAAAGGCAGTTAAAAAAATGTCTTCTATCGATAAAATGAAGAAAGATGGTACTTTCAACACTTTATCTAAAAAAGAGCGTTTACAAGTTGATCGTCTACGTGCTAAATTAGAGAAAAACTTAGGTTCAATTGCTGATATGTCTAGACTACCTGCAGCATTGTTCGTAGTAGATATCAAAGCTGAACACATCGCAATAAAAGAAGCTCAAAAATTAAACATTCCAGTTTTCGCAATGGTTGATACGAATTCTGACCCAAGAGAGGTTGATTACGTGATTCCTGCAAATGATGACGCTTCTAAATCAATTGACAAAATTTTATCTTTAGTAACTACTGCTGTAATCGAAGGTCTTTCTGACAGAGGTGCAGAAAAAGAAGTTGAAGCTGCTGAAGAAGCTCCTGCTGTTGAAGCTGAAGCTCCTGCAACTGAAGAATAA
- the rpsI gene encoding 30S ribosomal protein S9 — protein MGVIHKIGRRKTAVARVYVSEGTGNITVNKKEFATYFPTATLQYKVLQPLSMTENASNFDVKVNVYGGGTTGQAEAVRMALARVMCEVNAENRAILKPEGLLTRDPRMVERKKFGQKKARKRFQFSKR, from the coding sequence ATGGGAGTTATTCACAAAATCGGTAGAAGAAAAACCGCTGTTGCACGTGTATACGTTTCTGAGGGAACTGGAAACATCACTGTAAACAAAAAAGAATTCGCAACTTACTTTCCAACTGCAACTTTACAGTACAAAGTTTTACAACCGCTTTCTATGACAGAAAACGCTAGTAACTTTGACGTAAAAGTAAACGTTTACGGAGGTGGTACAACTGGTCAGGCAGAAGCTGTAAGAATGGCATTAGCACGCGTAATGTGTGAAGTTAACGCTGAAAACAGAGCTATCCTTAAACCAGAAGGTTTATTAACAAGAGACCCAAGAATGGTTGAACGTAAGAAATTCGGTCAGAAGAAAGCTCGTAAGAGATTCCAGTTCTCTAAACGTTAA
- the rplM gene encoding 50S ribosomal protein L13: protein MDALSYKTVSANKATVTKEWIVVDAEGHNLGRLASKVAMILRGKYKPSYTPHVDCGDNVIVINSEKINLTGTKLNDKIYMRHTGYPGGQRTLTAKVLQAKNPALLVEKAVKGMLPKNKLGAELFRNLNVVVGAEHKHGAQKPRTVNLNDLK from the coding sequence ATGGACGCATTAAGCTACAAAACGGTTTCAGCTAACAAAGCCACTGTAACTAAAGAGTGGATTGTTGTTGACGCTGAAGGTCATAACTTAGGACGTCTTGCTTCTAAAGTTGCAATGATCTTAAGAGGTAAGTACAAGCCAAGTTACACACCGCACGTTGACTGTGGAGATAACGTAATTGTTATCAACTCAGAAAAAATTAACCTTACAGGTACAAAATTGAATGACAAAATTTACATGCGTCATACAGGTTACCCAGGAGGACAAAGAACTTTAACTGCTAAAGTATTGCAAGCTAAAAACCCTGCATTATTAGTAGAAAAAGCTGTAAAAGGTATGTTACCTAAAAATAAATTAGGAGCAGAACTTTTTAGAAATCTAAATGTTGTTGTAGGAGCTGAGCACAAACACGGAGCTCAAAAACCTAGAACTGTTAACCTAAATGATCTTAAGTAA
- a CDS encoding ferritin-like domain-containing protein has translation MNILKFIESFTDDNLMNSTGSRRDSFAQFGNIGKNLALASIPFGLSALANKAFAKDITATPATPIGALQFALTLEYLENEFYAMALDSGVIPASENGGRDLKVFQQIAAHESDHVKFLIAGLGGTASANFVPKPTFDFTVGGAFNPFGDYPTFLALAQAFEDTGVRAYKGQAANLITAPDLLTAALQIHSVEARHASEVRRLRGLKGWISNADRGAGMPAATQAVYDGEGVTMQAGFNTATAFGAEAGSEAYDEPLTTQQVVDIANIFIV, from the coding sequence ATGAACATTTTAAAATTTATAGAATCCTTTACTGATGACAATTTAATGAATAGTACTGGTTCACGAAGAGACAGTTTTGCTCAGTTTGGAAATATCGGAAAAAATTTAGCCTTAGCATCAATCCCTTTTGGATTATCGGCTCTGGCCAATAAAGCATTCGCAAAAGACATTACAGCAACACCTGCAACTCCAATTGGAGCTTTGCAATTTGCACTAACATTAGAATATCTTGAAAATGAATTTTATGCAATGGCACTAGATTCAGGCGTCATTCCTGCTTCTGAAAATGGAGGGCGTGATTTAAAAGTATTTCAACAAATTGCCGCACACGAATCTGATCACGTAAAATTTTTAATAGCGGGATTAGGCGGAACTGCAAGTGCTAATTTTGTTCCAAAACCAACTTTTGATTTTACGGTTGGGGGAGCATTTAATCCTTTTGGTGATTACCCAACCTTTTTAGCTCTAGCTCAAGCCTTTGAGGATACTGGTGTGAGAGCTTATAAAGGACAAGCTGCCAATCTAATTACTGCTCCGGATTTATTAACTGCAGCACTTCAGATTCATTCTGTCGAAGCCCGTCATGCTTCTGAAGTAAGAAGACTTCGAGGTTTAAAAGGATGGATTTCTAATGCCGATAGAGGCGCCGGTATGCCTGCCGCAACACAAGCCGTATATGATGGTGAAGGTGTAACAATGCAGGCGGGATTCAATACTGCAACAGCATTTGGAGCAGAAGCCGGCTCAGAAGCTTATGATGAACCACTTACGACTCAACAAGTGGTTGACATTGCCAATATATTTATTGTATAA